The genomic stretch ctgcttttctgaaaaggacccgtttatcccgactctctgcttcctgtctgccaaccagttctctatccacgtcagtacattacccccaataccatgtgctttaattttgcacaccaatacgtgtgtgggaccttgttgaaagccttttgaaaggccaaatacaccacatccactggttccccttatccactatactagttacatcctcaataaattccagaagatttgtcaagcttgatttccctttcataaattcatgcagcttggaccgatcctgtcactgctttccaaatgcactgctatttcatctttaataattgattcctacattttccccactactgatatcaagcgaaccggtctataattaggagagaagcctcctttttaccccaacacctcccctcatcacccctcccctctcctctcctctctcctcacatcTCTCCTATGctcgtctcctctcctctcccctgccttctcccctcctctactctattctcctctcctaccctcgcccctaccctctcctgtcccctgcccagtcctctcctctaatcccctcccctcttcactccaatttcctctcctctcctctcatcacatCTACTCTCCATTCCTCTACTCGCCCTTGCTCTGCTTTCTTCTCAcctctcctcccctacactctcgtcccctccctgctcatctctaccctcctctctccgctCGTCCCTCTTATCCTCCCCTCTCCACaactctcctcctctcgcctcccctctcctccacactcctctcatctcctctctcctctgctcacctccttttcctttcatcttctctcctcctctcccctctcctcctctatcctctccactcggctcatcccttctcccatctcctcctctctcctctccacttctctcacctgttttcccgttctctcctctctcctctcccatctccccgcctttacacaactctcctcccctttcagctgttctcctcaactctcttatgtcttcattttctcccctctcgcctaccttctccatgcctctattccattctcccctcacccgaccctcttctcctcccctttcctctcctcgattctcctctcatctcctctgctctctcatttccaatcatctcctctcctcctctatcctctcctcccccctgttttcaagtcgcttctatctctactctcctctccactccaatcatctctactccgctcccctaaattctcccctcttctcctctcccctccgtctcacctcttctcccctttcattttaactcctctcctcaacttgtgtcctctgatgttctcccctctcttctccttcccgctCCTCTCGTTCCCTCTGCTTTCCTGTACCTTCTCcactcctctcttctccactcctctccttgccctcctaccctctcctcccatctgctctcctttcctctaccctcttttcacctcctcctctcattcattgtcttctctctcctctcctctcccctaacttcaccacccctcttttccattcacctctactcacctctccactacccactcttctttcctctcctgccctcttttctactctcctctcttgtcccatgtctcatcctctcctctcctctaatctactaccctcctctctccttttcttcttttctctcctctcctctcatctcctctactctcctctccgttgctcgactctccacagctcttctcccctccattctcctccccacttcccctctcttctcccctctcctcccctcccttctcatctcttctcgcccctgctctccctactctcttcctctcttctcctctgatggtctctcctctactctcccgccgcccttcccctctcctctgctctactctccttccctcgcatcctctctcccctctccacttcactccattcctcccttctgcgttccgctcctctcctcctctcacctctcatctctcttctctcccctaccttctccccacctctattccattctcctctcctaccatctcccctacactctcagctccattcccctcctctcctctcttcccctctcctatcttctcctctgccctcttttctcctctcttgtcctctccttacctcttatcaactctcctctccattcctctactcatctctgctctgctctcctctctacttcccctctcctctatcctctcctccactaaaccctcctccccttcctgctcatcttctctctttcctcctccaacctctcctctcacctcctatcctctactctgctctgctgtcttctccactcaacgcatctcctcccctcacctctgctctcctattcccctcctctcctctcctccacattCATCTCCTCTCGCctactcccctcccgcctcctgtcctctctcttctcccctcctcacctctctgctcctttcatcgcctttcctcacctccagtctctacaTTCCCTGCTCTGAGGAAAATAAACGATAGCATGGCGTGTGACTATCTGTATGGCATAGGTCGCCatgaatccttactgaccattgtattaacagcacacatgtatccttactgaccattgtattatctgtccccatgtacccttactgaccaatatgttatctgCCCCCATATGCCCTTacggaccactgtattatctgtccacatgaacccttactgaccaatatattatatGCCCCATatccccttactgaccactgtattatctgtccccatgtatccttactgacctctgtattatctgtccacatgtatccttactcaccattatattaacagtcaccatgtacccttactgaccattttattatccttcccaatgtacccttactgaccattgtattatctgtccccatgcatcctaattgacgactgtattatccatccgcatgtacacttagtgaccactgtattatcagtcccatgtgtccttactcgccattatattaacagtcaccatgtacccttactgaccattgtattatcagtccccatgtacccttactgaccactgtattatcagtgctCATGTACCttcactgaccactgtattatcctcctcatgtacccttactgaccattgtattatcagtgctcaTGTACCttcactgaccactgtattatcctccccatgtacccttactgaccattgtattatcagtccccatgtatccttactgatcaTTGTGTGATCAGTAGTCATATAtctttactgaccactgtattatcagtccccatgtatccttactgaccattgtattatcagtccccatgtacccttactgaccattgtattatcagtccccatgtatccttactgatcattgtatgatcagtcgtcatatatctttactgaccattgttttatcagtgcccatgtatccttaattagcactgtactgtcagtccccatgcatgttactgacctttacttagcctgcatctatccttccatttgttttatttcacttgtgttaccccgagaagtgaattgaaaatctgaaattacagagttattttacatctcagtaataatagaaactccctaaatgaaagttgctcccttcatatgcatgctgtgattctgtggaattaactatttctgcttttacaAATAGTGCTTGGAtttggataaagttatttgatctcaaagccacgttgcttttaagatattttgcaattgaaagtgatgcaaagaaaaggttcggacaacttgtttattcagtgactgtgaataatatccttcagtgtgcagtttaattgtctcactggagagttcactcaggctataaatagggattttTTTTCAGCCTGTAtagcaatgtttgactgaagttgttgtctaaaacgaacagcgctcattggaggtcacagaaagtcaaatcatgttctgggagattccaactgagcTTTGGATCCTGTGGGCATTTTTTAAAgtggaacgtatttattacccgctcctcgctgctgttggtgttcctggtgagtccttcatctgcaattaattatgtaacccatgtttctctgtattttctgtccttgtcctttagttcAACTTATTAATTGTATTCTATTTCAACCTCTTGTTCTGAGTCTGGCAATGAAAAgaggtttctgtcatgtaatgtttgatcatttgttaatttgctgctcccagttcaatgaacagtatgttgttttcacaatttaaacctgttttctgtgtctggcaatgcacggaagtttctgtcatgtaatgtttgataatttgctgattcgctgatcccagttcaatgaacagtatgttgttttcacaatttaaacctcttgttctgtgtctggcaatgcacagaagtttctgtcatataatgtttgatcatttgctgactcgctgctcccagttcaataaacagtgtgttgtttccgcaacttgtttccagtgatagtggtttacaggatttgacagaaatttgattttattgacacagatatgttagtgaacgattagattattgaacagcttgcagtcagctttctgcactgatgcccagtgttggataataaatatgtgttcagcggtaatacgtgttttaaggaccgctggtttaTGTTAATGACACTGCtctgtggaaatcagcgttgagagaCCCTTCACAAATACATTGAGATATGAGACATTATCCACTAATGATTCActatagacagttgtcgtaattttcaccgcctcccgctctgcctcacagtcactaattccagatggtcaggacagggttaaaactgcaatacggactcagtaaaatgtttattcagttgtgcttgaattgatttatttcccttgttcagccacagttcaggagatctcggtgtgggccgcacggtagcaactattcaaaatgtagcactatattgtgaaatattttaatatttccagtctcaaactctctctgtcaactggaagtctgtaactttctcaTACCAGGTGAAAGGCAGCAGGTTGACATggttccagctgtaaacagacacgttcgaaaatccTCTGTGACATTATACAACATGGGTCATCATTAGTCTATTGTAAAGTgacagtcccttctttaaagattatttgcaatattcttggaaagtcagcttaagccagttacaaaatgtactttcaatacaatggttggaaaggttctgatttcgatACATAATGCAATTCAAGTCATCTTCTTCAGCCTTTGACACAACCGCCATAAtctcgccaaagactccattcccctctctggcaacaaatttcattccccaccttggccacagactccattcccctccctgtacagactccattccttttcttggccacagactccattcctcccttggcccacaactccattctcctccctggatacagattccattcccctcgctgtccccagactacattcccatccctggacaatgactctattcccctcaatggacacaggttgttgacaaactcgcggcttcttgtgctgaattattgctcaCTCTGACTTGGATATGCCGTTATATATTAGTCTCATTCAGCGCTTTAAAACCCCGGCAAAAGTCCAACACATTAATTCTTTCAGTCATGACCCAGCacccacacatcacatccaccgcttcactcactccctgtcacaacacccaaacatcccatccactggtacattcagtccagagccaacacccacacgtcccatccattggtacattcagtccttgccccgacacccacacgtctcatccattggtacattcagtccttATCCCGACACCCACACGTCCTATATATTGGTTATTTCAGTAACTgtgccaaacaccacacgacccatccgctggtgtaatcagtcctgacccaaacaccacacgtcccattggctggttcatttaatcctgacacatttcacacataattctttgagacagctgttgttgctctcaatctgaaatataaattccgtttttctctttcttgcagtgaacttagtgacgataatgatcctgtctcgaggaaggtgcggtctctccaagtgtgtcagccgttacctggtggcaatggcagcggcggatctactggtcgttatcctcgacctgatatccaggcagatttctattctttattggaccgcgtttgagttcatgtggaagagtaaagtgtgtaatatccatgccatcctactttacgcagtcacagactgttccgtctggttcacagttacttttacctttgatcgatgtatagccatttgttgtcagaagctcaaaaccaaatattgcaccgagaaaacggcgactgtggttgtgggaacagtgagtgcgctgttctgtgtaaagaacactttctggtactttatgtatggaggtatgtATAATATTTCCAATAGTCCCTGGTTTTGTATTGTTACATGGAAATTCTCTGACTCactatcatgggcagtaattgaattccttcattatattataacaccgtttattccatttgttctgatccttctgctcaatactttaactgtcagacacgttttagtatcgagcagagcccgcaggagactcaggacccacagcagtggggagagtcccagtgacccagagatggagaagcgaaggaaatccataattttactgtttgttatatccggcaattttatcctgttatgggcagtgtttctgttatattctgtggttaaacgattgtattcgttaaactttattcctgtatatctacctcaatatgtacaggaaatgggatttatgcttcagctcctgagttgctgcaccaacacatgtatttatgccgtgacccagtcgaaattcagagaggagttgaagaatgtggtgaaatatccctttactgtaattgttaaatgtattaaataataagaatcacacaatgttaTGGGCGGGTGATCTgcccaatcccctcatctctgttatacacacacagtgaggcctgttttcatctttcaccgcgcggattcagcgactaacaaaaatgatagaggtggggaagtccacggagatcagtcccgctggactcctgcaggttttatccccactaagacgtctgctgcggcctgggacgggtttataaagctcccgaccgccaggctcgtgtcggatgtgtttacccaaagggagcggcacggggaaggtggctctgttacttttcagtccacgggcgggccgctcagtccccagcactcccagggaaagctggagggaaatggcctgggaccaaacaacagccagggagggaaggtttcaaaggctcaaaggtcagtgctttcatccctttgcaggctccttgtgtttttctcccagtggggtttaacctgagcagccccaacgcctggtgatagcgacgtatccttgtttcagataatctacctttgggattaaagggtctcctgcagacggagtatatcccagtgacattcaccactataacgttcctttgtaagtttgcctgaacaatgcggtgatctgcaggatgaagtgttccccgcacacacTCGACACACATTGAACTCAGCTCAtcctcactctctgtaaaatctccgtgctaaacatagcccataatatgcagtgttcagggagggtggtaacgagTTTTGTTGCTAGGTATTGCAGTATGTGTGATGTAATAAAGCCGGAAAACTTGCTTGACACTGTGCCTGagtattgtgacatcacagacctgcccttctgaccacgccctggtctgtggttgacccagagtcgcatttcagacatcccttctccttcacacctcactttacatagagttacttaatgtctgcagcacagaaataggccattcgatgctcgcggctgcaaactggtctgaggcgttcccctgaggtttccctgggggtgctgggagttagcagcccgtctgcctgtggactgcaaatttacagagcgaccttccccaccccgactCTTTCAGCCCAGCAGAGCATGCGATAGTTTACTCTATcaccacatcctgatcttaaacagagtgcacaaagagagtggtaaacttgggaacgtagagaaagtgagattcagtggtaagtccggggtgagtctggctgagtattagctgtaaaaagggacatttagattaacgttttgaattgaacttagaactttaaatacagaagttagcagaaactgcctgttagtgatagttaactatcagtcagctgtaagtgttagtcttaaatatgtgctaattactgcgagcaatgggcatggagctgagacagcacttgtaacttgtgtgtggaTCCAATGGTATAAAACTAAACACGAACTGCTGattcacagtgtgttctgcacagtgatattaaacggaatgtggtgagagtttgaatgggaacagtggttgaaggaggtgttgctttggcctccaaaatacagcaggtagatgaacgtttggtgagtattaccttttttctctcgaagcttggtccacactaagacctgggagcaataacaatactttattcaattaataatttaactataattactaattaattaatatcattataaataaccattgaataaaaactaagtaattaaattaattcagtgtgtaaataagcaaatacatttataaaaaataactaaagatggcaggttaggcaatgagtcgagactgtaatgtgtgtgagtttgtggacatcaaatctgtcccacattcccacatctgcaggaaatgtctctgctttattcgctctggctcagggtaattgggctggagtgcgagttcgacacactctgaaacacacaggataagtgatttaatccagaaaacagtcacatcccacagaaaagcgcaggttcaggaaagtccgtCGCTGATTGGGTGCCGTGAAGCGAGAAATGAGaagaggctgagaatgagacactgctcctgcccaacgataaggataatgattgcgtggaggacatccacaatacataccaaggtacgtggctcagaaggttgcccacaggcagagataggaagaaatattaaacaattactttgaatcaatatttatcagggagtcaacacaggtggacatgacattggatgatattagaaatgaaataactgcatttgaaATAACAAGAgaaaatattatataaactaatcaaaccgaaaatggataaaatgccggcttcggacaaattacatcgagggaagagatagcagaggcattaataaacatatttaatatttcgttcgaataaagtgcagtgccagaggattggcagatacctaatataatacctatttttaagaagtgaggtagaacgtgtctgaggaactatagtccagtcaacttaacgtcgttgggaggaaaaataatggattccctactaaaggagaaagtggaagaacaactagaaaccaaaaatgaatagtcagcatggattataagtgggaaagtcttgaattgaccaaattctttgaatttttcgaagaagtaacagatagcgttaactaacgtaatgtagtagatgtaatttatctagatttccaaaggccttcgataagataccccataatcgactgaaagggcacatcacaaattgtaattacaattaataataataattgtgatTTTTTAAATGGAGTTAGCAGATTTTTAAaatagatcccacagcctgtttttcagaatgTGGGaaacatgtgtgggatgccttccgcagagggtcagatgttccaattca from Pristiophorus japonicus isolate sPriJap1 chromosome 23, sPriJap1.hap1, whole genome shotgun sequence encodes the following:
- the LOC139235472 gene encoding probable G-protein coupled receptor 139, translating into MFWEIPTELWILWAFFKVERIYYPLLAAVGVPVNLVTIMILSRGRCGLSKCVSRYLVAMAAADLLVVILDLISRQISILYWTAFEFMWKSKVCNIHAILLYAVTDCSVWFTVTFTFDRCIAICCQKLKTKYCTEKTATVVVGTVSALFCVKNTFWYFMYGGMYNISNSPWFCIVTWKFSDSLSWAVIEFLHYIITPFIPFVLILLLNTLTVRHVLVSSRARRRLRTHSSGESPSDPEMEKRRKSIILLFVISGNFILLWAVFLLYSVVKRLYSLNFIPVYLPQYVQEMGFMLQLLSCCTNTCIYAVTQSKFREELKNVVKYPFTVIVKCIK